A single genomic interval of Bradyrhizobium sp. AZCC 1693 harbors:
- a CDS encoding molybdate ABC transporter substrate-binding protein, translating to MSPLNILSGGAAQGLVVSLTPAFKAQTGFDIAGEFGAVGAMADKLRKGTPADIVILTAALVARLAEEKLVVARSMTDVGVVETALAVRTGDPLAAVKDAADLREALLASDAIFVPDTKASTAGIHVANVLQQLGVADEVATRLRVFPNGATAMRELAASEARRPMGCTQSTEIIGTKGVTLSGSLPPGCELATMYTAGITIAAAHPQRARDLIDLLTGAGQHEQRKRAGFISGLSQAPT from the coding sequence ATGAGCCCCCTGAACATCCTCAGCGGCGGCGCGGCACAGGGCCTGGTCGTAAGCCTGACACCGGCCTTCAAGGCCCAGACCGGTTTCGATATCGCAGGCGAGTTTGGCGCCGTCGGCGCCATGGCCGACAAATTACGCAAGGGCACGCCGGCAGACATCGTCATCCTGACCGCGGCGCTCGTCGCCAGACTGGCGGAGGAGAAGTTGGTGGTTGCCCGTTCGATGACCGATGTCGGCGTGGTCGAAACCGCCCTCGCCGTTCGCACCGGCGATCCCCTGGCCGCGGTCAAGGATGCCGCTGACTTGCGCGAGGCCTTGCTGGCGTCCGATGCGATCTTCGTTCCGGATACCAAAGCCTCGACGGCCGGAATTCATGTTGCAAATGTCCTTCAGCAGCTCGGCGTCGCCGATGAAGTTGCCACCCGTCTGAGGGTTTTTCCGAATGGCGCAACGGCGATGCGCGAACTGGCGGCGTCCGAGGCGCGACGTCCGATGGGATGCACGCAATCGACCGAGATCATCGGCACCAAAGGCGTCACCTTGTCCGGTTCACTGCCGCCGGGCTGCGAACTCGCAACCATGTACACGGCAGGCATCACGATCGCCGCCGCCCACCCGCAACGAGCCCGGGACCTGATCGACTTGCTGACCGGCGCCGGGCAGCATGAACAGCGGAAACGCGCGGGCTTTATCAGCGGCCTGAGCCAGGCGCCGACGTAG